One window of Lemur catta isolate mLemCat1 chromosome 3, mLemCat1.pri, whole genome shotgun sequence genomic DNA carries:
- the S100A16 gene encoding protein S100-A16 translates to MADSSYTELEKAVVVLVENFYKYVSKHSLVKNKISKSSFRKMLQKELNHMLTDTGNRKAADKLIQNLDANHDGRISFDEYWTLIGGITCPIANLIRQQEQQSSS, encoded by the exons ATGGCGGACAGCAGCTACACGGAGCTGGAGAAGGCGGTCGTTGTCCTGGTGGAAAACTTCTACAAATACGTGTCTAAACACAGCCTGGTCAAGAACAAGATCAGCAAGAGCAGCTTCCGCAAGATGCTCCAGAAAGAGCTGAACCATATGCTGACG GACACGGGGAACCGCAAGGCTGCAGACAAGCTCATCCAGAACCTGGATGCCAACCATGATGGGCGCATCAGCTTTGACGAGTACTGGACCTTGATAGGTGGCATCACCTGCCCCATCGCCAACCTCATCCGCCAGCAGGAGCAGCAGAGCAGCAGCTAG
- the S100A14 gene encoding protein S100-A14 — MGQCRSANAEDAQEFSDVERAIETLIKNFHQYSVEGGKETLTPSELRDLVTQQLPHLMPSNCGLEEKIANLGSCSDSKLEFGSFWELIGEAAKSVKLESPVRGS; from the exons ATGGGACAGTGTCGGTCAGCCAATGCTGAG GATGCCCAGGAATTCAGTGATGTGGAGAGGGCCATTGAGACTCTCATCAAGAACTTCCACCAGTACTCcgtggagggtgggaaggagacgCTGACCCCCTCCGAGCTACGGGACCTGGTCACCCAGCAGCTGCCCCACCTCATGCCG AGCAACTGCGGGCTGGAAGAGAAAATCGCCAACTTGGGCAGCTGTAGCGACTCTAAGCTGGAGTTTGGGAGTTTCTGGGAGCTGATTGGAGAAGCAGCCAAGAGTGTGAAGCTGGAGAGCCCTGTCCGAGGGAGTTGA